The following coding sequences lie in one Flagellimonas eckloniae genomic window:
- a CDS encoding Ig-like domain-containing protein has protein sequence MIYLKRFLSFFFLALAGLALWQCAKRGNPTGGEKDIIPPKLTKAEPENYSINFKAQKIRLYFDELVKLEDAQNQLIVSPPFKHAPEMKPLSGASKYIEVTIKDTLRENTTYTLNFGQSIVDNNEGNPNSFFSYVFSTGTYIDSLKVSGAVKDAFNRKADEYISVMLYELDSAYTDSTIYKNPPNYLTSTSDSLPLFELKNLKAGNYAIFALKDVNKNNIFDQRQDKIGFLQDTISIPTDSIYLLNLFQEQPNYSISVPSYVAKNRILFGYQGDNRDFKIETLTSLPDSVKTIVLKEREKDTLNYWLTPTDLDSIIFTVTNEKLEKIDTFTVKSRKLPLDSLRLGTSISGKMNFEDTFSVLANTPLKSLDTTRIGLVLNDSLLAPYTSTLDTIGNKIDFDFAIEPNQNYRFSLLPGAVTDFFGVQNDTLNYNISTGSYADYGNLRVTINGDIRFPMIVQLTEEKGEVKRELIAERPVTFEFNNLEPGKYRVRVVFDDNGNGIWDTGNYLKKIQPEKISYYPDIIDVRANWELEQTFIISN, from the coding sequence ATGATATACTTAAAAAGATTCTTGAGCTTTTTCTTTTTAGCCCTGGCCGGTTTGGCACTTTGGCAATGTGCCAAACGTGGAAACCCAACAGGTGGGGAAAAAGATATTATCCCTCCCAAGCTTACAAAAGCTGAACCTGAAAATTATTCCATCAATTTTAAAGCACAAAAAATACGGTTGTATTTTGATGAGTTGGTTAAACTGGAAGATGCGCAAAACCAATTGATTGTTTCCCCTCCGTTTAAGCACGCTCCGGAAATGAAACCATTGAGCGGTGCCAGCAAATATATTGAGGTGACTATTAAAGACACTTTAAGGGAAAATACAACATACACCCTCAATTTTGGACAAAGTATCGTAGATAACAATGAAGGCAATCCAAACAGCTTTTTTTCCTATGTTTTTTCAACGGGCACCTATATTGATTCCTTAAAAGTATCAGGTGCCGTTAAAGATGCTTTTAATCGAAAAGCTGATGAATATATAAGTGTTATGCTCTATGAACTTGATAGTGCCTACACTGATTCTACCATATACAAAAACCCTCCCAACTATTTAACCAGTACCTCAGATAGTCTTCCCCTTTTTGAACTCAAAAACCTGAAGGCAGGAAACTATGCCATCTTTGCGCTAAAAGATGTAAACAAGAACAACATTTTTGACCAAAGGCAGGACAAAATCGGTTTTTTGCAGGATACGATTTCCATTCCCACAGATTCAATTTATTTATTGAATCTGTTCCAAGAACAGCCCAATTATAGTATTTCTGTACCCAGCTATGTGGCAAAAAACCGGATTCTTTTTGGATATCAGGGAGATAACAGAGATTTCAAAATTGAAACTTTAACTTCACTTCCAGATTCTGTAAAGACTATTGTTTTAAAGGAACGAGAAAAAGATACCCTAAATTATTGGTTGACTCCAACCGACCTGGACTCCATTATTTTTACGGTTACCAATGAAAAGCTTGAAAAAATAGACACATTTACGGTAAAGTCCAGAAAACTGCCTTTGGATTCTTTGCGTCTTGGAACCTCTATTAGTGGTAAAATGAATTTTGAAGATACGTTTAGTGTACTGGCCAATACTCCTCTTAAAAGTTTGGACACTACCAGAATTGGTTTGGTACTCAACGATTCCTTATTAGCTCCATATACCAGCACGTTGGATACAATTGGCAATAAAATTGATTTTGACTTTGCCATTGAACCCAATCAAAACTATCGCTTTTCTTTACTCCCTGGCGCGGTTACTGACTTTTTTGGGGTACAGAATGACACTTTAAATTATAATATATCAACCGGAAGTTATGCCGATTATGGAAATCTGCGTGTTACCATTAATGGTGACATCCGTTTTCCCATGATTGTACAATTAACCGAAGAAAAAGGAGAAGTTAAACGTGAACTCATTGCGGAGCGCCCTGTTACTTTTGAGTTCAATAATCTTGAACCTGGAAAATATAGGGTTCGCGTAGTTTTTGATGATAACGGAAATGGGATTTGGGATACCGGGAATTATCTAAAAAAAATACAACCAGAAAAAATTAGTTATTATCCTGATATTATTGATGTGCGTGCCAATTGGGAATTGGAGCAGACCTTTATCATATCAAATTAA
- a CDS encoding ComF family protein: MAKIINDINNILLPAVCFGCNAQLSRGEQVLCVVCRHELPLTDHNFSDENAVDLMFYGRFPIKKAASFAFFAKTGTVQNLIHHLKYKNQEHIGGFLGDWCGALVKNEKLLQTVDIVIPVPLHPKKEKKRGYNQVALFAQKIATYINADYRDDILVKKSNTKTQTKKDRQLRWENTKEAFQLNNQPLETHAHILLVDDVITTGATIEACAKTISQLETVDISVLSIAMVP; encoded by the coding sequence TTGGCTAAGATAATAAACGATATTAACAACATACTATTGCCAGCGGTATGTTTTGGATGTAATGCGCAATTATCCAGAGGAGAACAGGTTCTATGTGTAGTTTGTCGACATGAATTGCCACTCACCGATCATAACTTTTCAGATGAGAATGCTGTTGACCTTATGTTTTATGGGAGATTTCCCATAAAAAAAGCAGCTTCTTTCGCTTTCTTTGCAAAAACGGGTACAGTACAGAACCTTATACACCATTTAAAGTATAAAAATCAGGAACATATTGGAGGTTTTCTTGGAGATTGGTGCGGTGCCTTAGTAAAGAATGAAAAACTACTTCAAACAGTTGATATTGTAATTCCAGTGCCACTTCATCCAAAGAAAGAAAAGAAAAGAGGTTACAATCAAGTGGCCTTATTTGCCCAAAAAATTGCCACCTACATTAATGCGGATTATAGGGACGATATCCTGGTCAAGAAAAGCAATACAAAAACACAGACCAAAAAGGATAGACAATTGCGCTGGGAAAATACAAAAGAAGCTTTTCAATTGAACAATCAACCCTTGGAAACCCATGCCCATATACTTTTGGTTGATGATGTCATAACAACAGGCGCCACTATTGAAGCATGTGCGAAAACCATCTCCCAACTTGAAACTGTAGATATTTCTGTGCTCAGTATTGCCATGGTCCCATAA
- a CDS encoding glycine--tRNA ligase, translating into MANQEDIFKKVISHAKEYGYVFQSSEIYDGLSAVYDYAQNGAELKKNIREYWWQAMVQLNDNIVGIDAAIFMHPTTWKASGHVDAFNDPLIDNKDSKKRYRADVLVEDYVAKIEAKIDKEVAKAAKRFGDSFDKKQFLETNQRVLDYQAKADGILKRLGKSLENEDLADVKALIEELEIACPLSGSKNWTDVKQFNLMFGTKLGASAESAMDLYLRPETAQGIFVNFLNVQKTGRMKIPFGIAQTGKAFRNEIVARQFIFRMREFEQMEMQFFIKPGTQKEWYEKWKEKRLQWHLSLGMGEDNYRFHDHEKLAHYADAAADIEFKFPFGFKELEGIHSRTDFDLSQHEEYSGKKLQYFDPEENKSYVPYVLETSIGLDRMFLAVFSNSLKEEELENGTTRTVLKLPAVLAPTKAAILPLLKRDGLPEVAKKLVDELKWDFNVIYDEKDAVGRRYRRQDAVGTPFCITIDHQTLEDETVTIRHRDTMEQQRVALPAVKEIIEKEVGIKYWLK; encoded by the coding sequence ATGGCAAATCAAGAAGACATTTTTAAGAAGGTAATTTCCCATGCAAAGGAATATGGTTACGTGTTCCAATCCAGTGAGATTTATGATGGGCTAAGTGCGGTTTATGACTATGCGCAGAATGGAGCAGAGCTTAAGAAAAACATTCGTGAATATTGGTGGCAGGCTATGGTTCAACTCAATGATAATATTGTTGGGATTGATGCGGCCATTTTTATGCACCCTACCACTTGGAAAGCATCTGGACATGTGGATGCCTTCAATGACCCCTTGATTGACAACAAAGATTCCAAAAAAAGATACCGAGCCGATGTTTTGGTCGAAGATTATGTGGCCAAAATTGAAGCAAAAATAGATAAAGAGGTTGCCAAGGCTGCCAAACGCTTTGGGGACAGTTTTGACAAGAAGCAATTTTTAGAGACCAATCAACGCGTTCTGGATTACCAAGCAAAGGCAGACGGAATCCTAAAGCGATTGGGTAAATCTTTGGAAAATGAGGATTTGGCCGATGTAAAGGCGTTGATTGAAGAATTGGAAATTGCGTGTCCACTTTCAGGGTCTAAAAACTGGACGGATGTAAAGCAGTTCAACCTTATGTTTGGCACCAAGCTTGGAGCTTCCGCAGAGTCTGCCATGGATTTGTATCTACGGCCAGAAACAGCCCAAGGTATTTTTGTGAACTTTTTGAATGTTCAGAAAACCGGACGGATGAAAATTCCGTTTGGAATAGCACAAACTGGAAAGGCCTTCCGTAATGAAATCGTGGCAAGGCAATTTATCTTCCGTATGCGGGAGTTTGAACAAATGGAAATGCAATTTTTCATTAAACCTGGCACGCAAAAGGAATGGTATGAAAAATGGAAGGAAAAACGTTTGCAATGGCATCTGTCTCTTGGTATGGGAGAAGATAACTACCGTTTTCACGATCATGAAAAATTGGCGCATTACGCAGATGCGGCAGCAGATATTGAATTTAAATTTCCCTTTGGATTTAAAGAATTGGAAGGAATCCATTCCCGTACCGACTTCGATTTAAGTCAGCACGAAGAGTATTCAGGTAAAAAGTTACAGTATTTCGACCCAGAGGAAAACAAGAGCTACGTCCCTTATGTACTTGAGACTTCAATTGGTCTGGATCGGATGTTCTTGGCAGTTTTCTCCAACTCACTAAAGGAAGAAGAACTGGAAAATGGCACCACGCGAACTGTGCTTAAACTTCCTGCAGTATTGGCACCTACCAAAGCCGCTATTCTACCCCTTTTAAAAAGGGACGGTTTGCCGGAAGTGGCCAAAAAACTGGTTGATGAGCTTAAGTGGGACTTCAACGTTATTTATGATGAAAAGGACGCTGTAGGACGTCGTTATCGCCGTCAAGATGCCGTGGGGACACCATTTTGTATTACCATTGATCATCAAACCTTGGAAGATGAAACCGTAACCATCCGCCATAGGGATACCATGGAACAACAACGTGTTGCCCTTCCAGCCGTAAAGGAAATTATTGAGAAAGAGGTAGGTATTAAATATTGGTTGAAATAA
- a CDS encoding DUF5829 family protein, with amino-acid sequence MHPHKTSTPFLFFFVLLIGIHSSSFAQQRKANNKVALNFNHLYFVIDSTALNAINSSDFVTDELVALENRTTEANGQTWTGTYMYGDENYIEFFDSAGLSGIYGTVPKGVGGIAFSVNKVGDLNTLKSQLEKTYTLDTFTRKRNYGKKIVPWFKSLSVKDSIFNSKTLLTSWVMEYKKEYYYHNGFIHQNDSLLRKNYLLDFEEKRKNKIVKRFSGVTLTLNQIETQFYKKWFKSIGYVETHPNQYVSPEGFLISIKSRKPSNSMVIESISFDTSQPTKDQIHYFGKNVSIEIKNNKGVFWFLQN; translated from the coding sequence ATGCATCCTCATAAAACCTCAACGCCCTTTTTATTCTTTTTCGTGCTGCTAATAGGAATCCATTCTTCCTCTTTTGCTCAACAAAGAAAAGCCAATAACAAAGTAGCGCTGAATTTTAACCACCTCTATTTTGTTATTGATTCCACTGCCCTAAATGCCATAAATTCTTCGGATTTTGTGACCGATGAACTTGTTGCTTTGGAAAATAGGACCACTGAGGCAAACGGGCAAACATGGACTGGAACCTATATGTACGGAGATGAAAACTATATTGAATTTTTTGATTCTGCCGGTCTATCTGGTATTTATGGCACAGTACCTAAAGGAGTTGGAGGGATTGCTTTTAGTGTGAACAAAGTTGGGGACTTGAACACGTTAAAGTCGCAATTAGAGAAAACTTATACTTTGGACACATTCACCCGAAAAAGAAACTATGGCAAGAAAATAGTTCCATGGTTTAAATCCCTTAGTGTTAAAGATTCCATTTTTAACAGCAAAACATTACTTACATCATGGGTGATGGAATACAAGAAAGAATACTATTACCACAACGGATTTATACATCAAAATGATTCTCTCCTTCGGAAAAATTATCTGCTTGATTTTGAAGAAAAACGAAAGAACAAAATTGTTAAAAGATTTTCTGGTGTTACCCTAACGCTCAATCAAATAGAGACCCAATTCTATAAAAAATGGTTTAAATCCATTGGCTATGTGGAAACACATCCTAATCAATATGTATCTCCTGAAGGATTTTTGATTAGTATAAAATCCAGAAAACCAAGTAATTCTATGGTTATTGAATCCATCTCTTTTGATACGTCTCAACCAACAAAAGATCAGATACATTATTTTGGTAAGAACGTCTCAATTGAGATAAAAAACAATAAGGGAGTTTTTTGGTTTCTTCAGAACTAA